A single region of the Actinoplanes sp. SE50/110 genome encodes:
- a CDS encoding SigE family RNA polymerase sigma factor, with protein MDQADADFAEFVRSRTHSLLRAAFLLTGDQHLAEDLVQEALARTHRSWNRLDRAGNAEAYARKIMYHTQVSFWRRGRVAEVMPGELPDRAGGDGSDESDATTRRLVLRNALLQLSAKQRAVIVLRFFEDHSESEAAELLGVSVNTVKTQCARGLAKLRTLLPDMRALEAQA; from the coding sequence ATGGATCAAGCCGACGCGGACTTCGCCGAGTTCGTCCGGTCCCGCACGCACTCACTGCTGCGCGCCGCGTTCCTGCTCACCGGTGACCAGCACCTCGCCGAGGACCTGGTCCAGGAGGCCCTGGCCCGTACCCACCGGTCGTGGAACCGCCTGGATCGGGCCGGGAACGCCGAGGCGTACGCTCGAAAGATCATGTACCACACCCAGGTCTCCTTCTGGCGGCGCGGCCGGGTCGCCGAGGTCATGCCCGGGGAACTACCGGACCGCGCCGGCGGCGACGGCTCCGACGAGTCCGACGCGACCACTCGGCGGCTGGTGCTGCGCAACGCCTTGCTCCAGCTCAGCGCCAAGCAGCGGGCGGTGATCGTGCTGCGGTTCTTCGAGGACCACTCCGAGAGCGAGGCCGCCGAGCTGCTCGGGGTGTCGGTCAACACGGTCAAGACCCAATGCGCCCGGGGGCTGGCGAAGCTGCGCACCCTGCTGCCGGACATGCGGGCATTGGAGGCGCAGGCGTGA
- a CDS encoding PD40 domain-containing protein, translating into MNEDLRQSLSGIADDVHFVDLHARALGRSRQIRRNRITAVTASALAVLGLAGFGVANLDAFRTRPGPPAVVAASVSPSPGATVRKPAPSGPATVTMAVPASKSLTALTGELFYRSKSGTVVRFTGDGTRTTVLDRANQAVAISPDGRQVAYVSAGKLRLAGAAQPLLSGTVDIAKQLPSWSPDGTRLLVAAPSPAVLTVATGKLGPIPGGLKGQNFHWSGDGSKLFYTAGQRIRVGAATVPVFGDPDVGRNPEQLSGDLVLSVDRTGARFALRLSNSFDVDQRPDTVADASTGALDPIPVPGTVESALFDTDGNLMVRATDGDRRVLSLFSATGTLLVQATEPASLRDLDLIAYTR; encoded by the coding sequence GTGAACGAGGACCTGCGGCAGTCGCTCTCCGGCATCGCCGACGACGTGCACTTCGTCGACCTGCACGCCCGGGCGCTGGGGCGGTCCCGGCAGATCCGCCGCAACCGGATCACCGCGGTCACCGCGTCCGCGCTGGCGGTGCTGGGCCTGGCCGGCTTCGGGGTGGCGAACCTCGACGCGTTCCGGACCCGACCGGGCCCGCCGGCCGTGGTCGCGGCGAGCGTCAGCCCGTCGCCCGGCGCGACGGTCCGCAAGCCGGCGCCGAGCGGCCCGGCCACGGTCACCATGGCGGTGCCCGCGTCGAAGTCGCTGACCGCGCTGACCGGCGAGCTGTTCTACCGGTCCAAGTCCGGCACGGTGGTCCGGTTCACCGGCGACGGCACCCGGACCACGGTGCTGGACAGGGCGAACCAGGCGGTCGCGATCTCCCCGGACGGCCGGCAGGTCGCGTACGTGTCGGCCGGCAAGCTCCGGCTGGCCGGTGCCGCCCAGCCGCTGCTCAGCGGCACGGTCGACATCGCCAAACAGCTGCCGTCCTGGTCGCCGGACGGCACCCGGCTGCTGGTCGCGGCGCCGTCGCCGGCCGTGCTCACCGTCGCCACCGGCAAGCTCGGCCCGATCCCGGGTGGTCTGAAGGGACAGAATTTCCACTGGTCCGGGGACGGCAGCAAGCTGTTCTACACGGCCGGCCAGCGGATCCGGGTGGGCGCCGCCACCGTCCCGGTCTTCGGGGACCCCGATGTCGGCCGCAACCCCGAGCAGCTCTCCGGTGACCTGGTGCTGAGCGTGGACCGGACCGGCGCGCGGTTCGCCCTGCGGCTGAGCAACTCGTTCGACGTGGATCAGCGCCCCGACACGGTGGCCGACGCGAGCACCGGCGCCCTCGACCCGATCCCGGTGCCCGGCACGGTCGAGTCGGCGCTCTTCGACACCGACGGCAACCTGATGGTCCGGGCCACCGACGGGGACCGCAGGGTGCTCTCGCTGTTCTCGGCCACCGGGACGCTGCTGGTCCAGGCCACCGAACCGGCCTCGCTGCGCGACCTGGACCTGATCGCCTACACCCGCTGA
- a CDS encoding FxsB family cyclophane-forming radical SAM/SPASM peptide maturase, with protein MQRAGDEGVGMSAEQARWPELSLDVAALRRAGHRAVPFRDVVLKVHQRCNLACDYCYVYTMADQSWQDRPRVMDRATWRLAARRMAEHADTHDLPEMRLVLHGGEPMLAGTALLDELIGDFRAVFPAGRRLEVLIQTNGTLLDEAAVAMFRRHRVRVGVSLDGAAESNDLRRRRPDGLGSSAAVDRGLRLLTGDVFGGLLCTIDPATDPVAGYEALLRYRPPAIDLLLPHANWETPPPASCAGWLIAVFDRWYDAPRQETSIRLFEDVMALLLGGSGRSEQIGLSPVAVVVIESDGAIELTDSLKSAYPGACATGRTIAADPLDAVLDHPGVVARQIGADALSDACRACDLHRVCGAGHYAHRYRAPGGFRNPSVYCADLAALIRHVRRRLTADLAQRV; from the coding sequence ATGCAACGGGCGGGTGACGAGGGGGTCGGGATGAGCGCCGAGCAGGCGCGGTGGCCGGAGTTGTCGCTGGACGTCGCCGCGCTGCGGCGCGCCGGGCATCGGGCGGTGCCGTTCCGCGACGTGGTGCTGAAGGTGCATCAGCGGTGCAATCTGGCCTGCGACTACTGCTACGTCTACACGATGGCCGACCAGTCCTGGCAGGATCGGCCGCGGGTGATGGACCGGGCGACGTGGCGACTCGCCGCGCGGCGGATGGCCGAGCACGCCGACACGCACGACCTGCCGGAGATGCGGCTGGTGCTGCACGGCGGCGAACCGATGCTGGCCGGGACCGCGCTGCTGGATGAGCTGATCGGGGATTTCCGGGCGGTGTTCCCGGCCGGGCGGCGTCTGGAGGTGCTGATCCAGACGAACGGGACGCTGCTCGACGAGGCCGCGGTCGCGATGTTCCGCCGGCATCGGGTCCGGGTCGGGGTGAGCCTGGACGGCGCCGCGGAGAGCAACGACCTGCGCCGGCGGCGACCCGACGGGCTGGGCAGCTCGGCCGCCGTCGACCGTGGGTTGCGGCTGCTCACCGGGGACGTCTTCGGCGGCCTGCTGTGCACGATCGATCCGGCCACCGATCCGGTCGCCGGCTACGAGGCGCTGCTGCGGTATCGACCCCCCGCCATCGACCTGCTGCTGCCGCACGCGAACTGGGAGACGCCGCCGCCGGCCTCGTGCGCCGGCTGGCTGATCGCGGTCTTCGACCGGTGGTACGACGCACCCCGCCAGGAGACCTCGATCCGGCTGTTCGAGGACGTGATGGCGCTGCTGCTGGGTGGTTCCGGCCGGTCCGAGCAGATCGGGCTGAGCCCGGTGGCGGTGGTGGTGATCGAGAGCGACGGGGCGATCGAGCTGACCGACTCCCTCAAATCGGCGTATCCGGGGGCGTGCGCGACCGGCCGGACCATCGCCGCCGACCCGCTGGACGCGGTCCTCGACCATCCCGGCGTGGTGGCCCGGCAGATCGGCGCCGACGCCCTGTCCGACGCCTGCCGGGCCTGTGACCTGCACCGGGTGTGCGGTGCCGGGCACTACGCGCACCGTTACCGCGCGCCCGGCGGTTTCCGCAATCCGTCGGTGTACTGCGCCGACCTGGCCGCCCTGATCCGGCACGTGCGCCGGCGGCTGACCGCCGATCTGGCTCAGCGGGTGTAG
- a CDS encoding 2-isopropylmalate synthase, whose product MRLVSSACHCWKVAFRVETRIVLDIPTIQAVRSWPLRVGYGPDRDAFRGAASQPPRRGLIRRPAPRRGGCSCFAGRCPFPGKPVLEPRHDHLESAAAQPDAVPPLPPRPRAGRRADHRPHLAHPAADRRPLWVPVDLRDGNQALAEPMDADRKLRAFTMMVAMGFKEIEVGYPSASGLDFDFVRLLAERDDLVPDDVTVVVFTAARDDLIRRTVASIDGLARAVVHMYTATAPTWRDVVLRASRAGLRTRILHAAGVVLSETDRLAHTYTRFEFSPEVFNLTEPEFVLDVCNAVTGRWDAAPDRPVIHNLPATVECATPNVYADQIEWMSRHLDRRNDVILSVHPHNDRGTGVACAELAVLAGAQRVEGCLFGNGERTGNVDLVTLAMNLYTQGIDPKLDFSDIDAVRRTVEHYNRMPVPDRHPYAGDLVYTAFSGTHQDAIDKGMIFHAKRAAALGVPESEAPWEVPYLPVDPADVGRSYEAVIRVNSQSGKGGVAYLLRTGHGLDLPPGLRVEVGALAQAASEGRAGGGELTPAELWSLFRDEYLVHPGFPVDLDGVEVIEEVTGNFREAIISYVRCRIAEVERWGAGVGSTPEAARHAAMSSAARRAV is encoded by the coding sequence GTGCGGTTGGTGAGCAGCGCCTGCCACTGCTGGAAGGTCGCGTTCCGCGTGGAGACCCGCATTGTCCTGGACATTCCCACTATCCAAGCAGTCCGGTCGTGGCCTCTGCGCGTCGGGTATGGTCCCGATCGTGACGCATTTCGTGGCGCTGCTTCTCAGCCGCCACGGCGGGGCCTGATCCGACGACCGGCTCCCCGCCGTGGGGGCTGTTCGTGCTTTGCCGGTCGATGTCCGTTTCCCGGCAAACCCGTTCTGGAGCCCCGTCATGATCACCTGGAATCCGCAGCAGCCCAGCCCGATGCCGTTCCACCGTTACCGCCCCGCCCACGAGCGGGTCGACGTGCCGATCACCGACCGCACCTGGCCCACCCGGCGGCCGACCGCCGCCCCCTGTGGGTCCCGGTCGACCTGCGCGACGGCAACCAGGCGCTGGCCGAACCGATGGACGCCGACCGCAAACTGCGCGCCTTCACCATGATGGTCGCGATGGGTTTCAAGGAGATCGAGGTCGGCTACCCGTCGGCGAGCGGGTTGGACTTCGACTTCGTCCGGTTACTGGCCGAGCGTGACGACCTGGTCCCGGACGACGTCACCGTGGTCGTCTTCACCGCCGCCCGGGACGACCTGATCAGGCGGACCGTGGCATCGATCGACGGCCTGGCCAGGGCGGTCGTGCACATGTACACGGCGACCGCACCGACCTGGCGCGACGTGGTGCTGCGGGCGTCCCGGGCCGGGCTCAGGACAAGGATCCTGCACGCGGCCGGGGTGGTGCTGTCCGAAACTGATCGACTGGCTCACACGTACACCCGCTTCGAGTTCAGTCCTGAGGTCTTCAACCTGACCGAACCGGAGTTCGTGCTGGACGTCTGCAACGCGGTCACCGGGCGGTGGGACGCCGCCCCGGACCGGCCGGTGATCCACAACCTGCCGGCCACGGTCGAATGCGCCACCCCGAACGTGTACGCCGACCAGATCGAATGGATGAGCCGGCACCTGGACCGGCGCAACGACGTGATCCTGTCGGTGCACCCGCACAACGACCGCGGCACCGGGGTGGCCTGCGCCGAACTGGCCGTGCTGGCCGGCGCGCAACGGGTCGAGGGCTGCCTGTTCGGCAACGGTGAACGCACCGGCAACGTCGACCTGGTCACGCTGGCGATGAACCTGTACACCCAGGGCATCGACCCGAAGCTGGACTTCTCGGACATCGATGCGGTGCGCCGGACCGTCGAGCACTACAACCGGATGCCCGTGCCGGATCGCCACCCGTACGCCGGCGACCTGGTCTACACCGCGTTCTCCGGCACCCACCAGGACGCCATCGACAAAGGCATGATCTTCCACGCCAAACGCGCCGCCGCGCTGGGCGTGCCCGAGTCCGAGGCGCCGTGGGAGGTGCCGTACCTGCCGGTCGACCCGGCCGACGTGGGCCGCTCCTACGAGGCGGTGATCCGGGTGAACAGCCAGTCCGGCAAGGGTGGGGTGGCCTACCTGCTGCGCACCGGGCACGGCCTGGACCTGCCGCCCGGCCTGCGGGTCGAGGTCGGCGCGCTGGCCCAGGCCGCGAGCGAGGGACGGGCCGGCGGCGGCGAGCTGACCCCGGCCGAACTGTGGTCGCTGTTCCGCGACGAATACCTGGTCCACCCCGGATTCCCGGTCGACCTGGACGGCGTCGAGGTGATCGAGGAGGTCACCGGAAACTTCCGGGAGGCGATCATTTCGTACGTTCGTTGCCGGATCGCCGAGGTGGAACGCTGGGGTGCCGGCGTCGGGTCGACCCCGGAAGCCGCCCGGCACGCCGCGATGAGCAGCGCCGCCCGTCGCGCCGTCTGA
- a CDS encoding TrmH family RNA methyltransferase — MSRTMRVSTRNATFQQWQALLTNRTKRHRAGEFVVQGVRPITLAVDHGWPVHAVLLDDARRLSRWSRDVLDRTDAARFAVSGELMHELGGKDEESPELLAVVGMPADDLTRIGAGPDMLALVFDRPTTPANIGALVRSADAFGATGLIIAGHAADPYDPKAVRASTGSLFALPVVQVASHREVVDHVIGLRRGGLPVEILGSDEGGDVDLDEHDLTGPKVIAIGNETRGLSGAWREACDHILRIPMTGAASSLNAAAAGSVVLYEAARQRRH, encoded by the coding sequence ATGTCCAGGACAATGCGGGTCTCCACGCGGAACGCGACCTTCCAGCAGTGGCAGGCGCTGCTCACCAACCGCACCAAACGGCACCGGGCCGGCGAGTTCGTGGTGCAGGGCGTCCGCCCGATCACGCTCGCCGTCGACCACGGCTGGCCGGTGCACGCGGTCCTGCTCGACGACGCCCGTCGCCTGTCCCGGTGGAGCCGGGACGTCCTGGACCGCACCGACGCGGCCCGGTTCGCCGTCTCCGGCGAGCTGATGCACGAGCTGGGCGGCAAGGACGAGGAGTCGCCCGAGCTGCTCGCCGTGGTCGGCATGCCGGCCGACGACCTCACCCGGATCGGGGCCGGGCCGGACATGCTCGCCCTGGTCTTCGACCGGCCCACCACGCCGGCCAACATCGGCGCCCTGGTCCGTTCGGCCGACGCGTTCGGCGCCACCGGGCTGATCATCGCCGGTCACGCCGCCGACCCGTACGACCCGAAGGCGGTCCGGGCCAGCACCGGCTCGCTGTTCGCCCTGCCGGTGGTGCAGGTCGCCAGTCACCGTGAGGTGGTCGACCACGTGATCGGCCTGCGCCGTGGCGGTCTCCCGGTGGAGATCCTCGGCAGCGACGAGGGCGGGGACGTGGACCTGGACGAGCACGACCTGACCGGGCCCAAGGTGATCGCGATCGGCAACGAGACCCGCGGGCTCAGCGGCGCCTGGCGGGAGGCCTGCGACCACATCCTGCGCATCCCGATGACCGGCGCGGCCAGCTCGCTGAACGCCGCGGCGGCCGGCTCCGTGGTCCTCTACGAAGCCGCCCGCCAGCGCCGTCACTAG
- a CDS encoding NAD(P)/FAD-dependent oxidoreductase, which translates to MKPEVIVVGGGYAGIVAAAALDDVADVTLVEPTETFVHHVAALRAAVDPDWTDRIFIRYDGLLPRGRVIRSRAIRVTPETVELASGERLHADYLVLATGSSSPFPSRMDSPDTAVARERLGAVRDALSRASHVLLVGAGPIGLEFAGEIAAAWPTTRITVLDRAPDLVGGRFPDAFRAELRRQLDALGVRLLLGTALTAPPAVEPGTVRPFTVTTAAGEIIAADLWFPCHGTGVRSEYADGSLAGARRADGRLAVTEHLRVAGHDRVFAVGDLAGTDELKMARAAARHGEVVAANIRALIGGGPLTAYEPAPDGIVLPLGPHGGVTYDADAGLLGPETTARIKATFHIERFLDVLGAQV; encoded by the coding sequence ATGAAACCTGAAGTGATCGTGGTGGGTGGCGGTTACGCCGGCATCGTCGCGGCGGCCGCGCTGGACGACGTGGCCGACGTGACGCTGGTCGAGCCCACCGAGACGTTCGTGCACCACGTGGCCGCGCTGCGCGCCGCGGTCGACCCGGACTGGACCGACCGGATCTTCATCCGGTACGACGGACTGCTCCCCCGTGGCAGGGTGATCCGGTCCCGCGCCATCCGGGTCACGCCGGAGACGGTGGAGCTGGCCTCCGGGGAGCGGCTGCACGCCGACTACCTGGTGCTGGCCACCGGGTCGAGCAGCCCGTTCCCGTCCCGGATGGACAGCCCGGACACCGCCGTCGCGCGGGAACGGCTGGGGGCGGTCCGGGACGCCCTGTCCCGGGCGTCGCACGTGCTGCTGGTCGGGGCCGGGCCGATCGGGCTGGAGTTCGCCGGCGAGATCGCGGCCGCCTGGCCGACGACCCGGATCACCGTGCTGGACCGGGCGCCGGACCTGGTCGGCGGCCGGTTCCCGGACGCGTTCCGGGCCGAGCTGCGCCGGCAGCTGGACGCGCTCGGCGTCCGGCTGCTGCTCGGGACGGCCCTGACCGCGCCACCGGCAGTGGAGCCGGGCACGGTCCGCCCGTTCACCGTCACCACGGCGGCCGGGGAGATCATCGCGGCCGACCTGTGGTTCCCCTGCCACGGGACCGGGGTCCGGTCGGAGTACGCCGACGGGTCGCTGGCCGGGGCGCGGCGGGCCGACGGGCGGCTCGCGGTCACCGAGCACCTGCGGGTGGCCGGACACGACCGGGTCTTCGCGGTCGGGGACCTGGCCGGGACCGACGAGCTGAAGATGGCCCGGGCCGCGGCCCGGCACGGTGAGGTGGTGGCCGCCAACATCCGGGCGCTGATCGGCGGCGGGCCGCTGACCGCGTACGAGCCGGCGCCGGACGGGATCGTGCTGCCGCTCGGGCCGCACGGCGGGGTCACCTACGATGCGGACGCCGGCCTGCTCGGCCCGGAGACGACCGCCAGGATCAAGGCCACCTTCCACATCGAGAGATTCCTCGATGTGCTGGGCGCGCAGGTCTAG
- a CDS encoding helix-turn-helix domain-containing protein, with translation MSDNELGAFLRARRAEVTPAEVGLPPGSRRRTPGLRRAEVAMLAGVSVEYLIRLEQGRDRRPSPQVLAALAGPLRLTAAERARLYRLTKSASGFTCGAGERAPSRTVRPGLRAVLDQLEPAAAALLNQVGDVLAHTAGFARLAAPIGLLDGAEPNLTRYVFTDPRARTAYPDWAQVADERVAALKNGPPRPDFTDEMLLLAGAEFAERAERVPGVPRPHGVLRLEHPAAGPLRLAYEILELPGDEGLRLLIQLPADEATAEALRALAPLRLVAG, from the coding sequence GTGAGCGACAACGAGCTGGGCGCCTTCCTGCGCGCCCGGCGGGCCGAGGTCACCCCGGCCGAGGTGGGCCTGCCGCCCGGTTCCCGGCGCCGGACGCCCGGGCTGCGCCGGGCCGAGGTGGCGATGCTCGCCGGGGTCAGCGTGGAATATCTGATCCGCCTGGAACAGGGGCGGGACCGCCGGCCGTCGCCGCAGGTGCTGGCCGCGCTCGCCGGGCCGCTGCGGCTGACCGCCGCCGAGCGCGCCCGCCTCTACCGGCTGACCAAGTCGGCGAGCGGATTCACCTGCGGGGCGGGGGAGCGGGCGCCGTCCCGGACCGTCCGGCCCGGCCTGCGCGCGGTGCTCGACCAGCTGGAGCCCGCCGCCGCGGCGCTGCTCAACCAGGTGGGTGACGTGCTGGCGCACACCGCCGGGTTCGCCCGGCTGGCCGCCCCGATCGGGCTGCTCGACGGCGCCGAACCCAATCTGACCCGGTACGTCTTCACCGACCCCCGGGCACGCACCGCGTACCCGGACTGGGCTCAGGTGGCCGACGAGCGGGTGGCCGCGCTCAAGAACGGGCCGCCCCGGCCGGACTTCACCGACGAGATGCTGCTGCTGGCCGGCGCGGAGTTCGCCGAGCGGGCCGAGCGGGTGCCCGGGGTGCCGCGCCCGCACGGGGTGCTGCGCCTGGAGCATCCGGCGGCCGGCCCGCTGCGGCTCGCCTACGAGATCCTGGAGTTGCCCGGCGACGAGGGTCTGCGGCTGCTGATCCAGCTCCCGGCCGACGAGGCCACCGCTGAGGCGCTGCGGGCGCTGGCCCCGCTGCGACTGGTGGCCGGCTGA
- a CDS encoding alpha/beta hydrolase produces the protein MTRWWIVAVALLLVPALGLFGPTSATAEQPDRIADWRADARHLPDPASTAPDRIAAFFAGLPAAAADDLAREYPTVVGNLDGAPPGLRYAANRTPGYAGRQILALDRRGDGRIAEVFGDLDTVDRVVILIPGVDNTLADFDTGLGGVRRRSPSWQAHQLYQRIGTGERVAVIAWLGYDPPEGIRRAALREDRAASGALALERFVGGLVARHPGQRITVVGHSYGSIVAGWAVAHLPAQVGDVVVIGSPGMGVSGRDQLGGTARIWAGSAPDDWTRKLPGIRIFGLGHGRLPIDPGFGALPLPAGNVCGHDGYFVAGSAALDAMAEISVGDIRLTPLPVA, from the coding sequence ATGACTCGCTGGTGGATCGTGGCAGTGGCGCTGCTCCTGGTGCCGGCACTCGGGCTCTTCGGGCCGACGTCGGCGACCGCCGAGCAGCCTGACCGGATCGCCGACTGGCGGGCGGACGCCCGGCATCTCCCGGACCCGGCGAGCACCGCGCCGGACCGGATCGCCGCCTTCTTCGCCGGTCTCCCGGCCGCCGCGGCGGACGACCTGGCCCGCGAGTACCCCACAGTGGTCGGCAACCTGGACGGCGCGCCGCCGGGCCTGCGCTACGCGGCGAACCGGACGCCCGGATACGCCGGGCGGCAGATCCTCGCCCTGGACCGGCGCGGCGACGGGCGGATCGCCGAGGTCTTCGGCGACCTGGACACCGTCGACCGGGTGGTGATCCTGATCCCCGGGGTCGACAACACGCTCGCCGACTTCGACACCGGGCTCGGCGGCGTGCGCCGGCGCTCCCCCTCTTGGCAGGCGCACCAGCTGTACCAGCGGATCGGTACCGGGGAACGGGTCGCGGTGATCGCTTGGCTGGGCTACGACCCGCCGGAGGGCATCCGCCGGGCGGCGCTGCGCGAGGACCGGGCGGCCAGCGGGGCCCTCGCCCTCGAACGGTTCGTCGGCGGGCTGGTGGCGCGGCACCCCGGTCAGCGGATCACGGTGGTCGGGCACAGCTACGGGTCGATCGTCGCCGGGTGGGCCGTGGCCCACCTGCCGGCCCAGGTCGGCGACGTCGTGGTGATCGGCAGCCCGGGAATGGGCGTCAGCGGCCGCGACCAGCTGGGCGGGACCGCCCGGATCTGGGCGGGCAGCGCGCCCGACGACTGGACCCGCAAGCTGCCCGGCATCCGGATCTTCGGACTGGGGCACGGGCGACTGCCGATCGACCCCGGCTTCGGGGCGCTGCCGCTGCCGGCCGGGAACGTGTGCGGCCACGACGGCTACTTCGTGGCGGGCAGCGCGGCGCTGGACGCGATGGCCGAGATCAGCGTCGGCGACATCCGGCTGACGCCGCTGCCGGTCGCCTGA
- a CDS encoding LacI family DNA-binding transcriptional regulator, which translates to MKHGDETRVTVRDLAARTGLSIATVSRVLNDRANVAPDTRDRVLRAMGTLGERAPRRRGVRARAAGVFVRCPYVLTDYFGLIVSAVAEACEPHGLHVILNAGTSAQQTRVLPTLPERRDVAGAVLILPPEPGAELVRLRDRGFPFVLVDPRISPPRDVAAVSAAHFAGARALTAHLIGLGHRRIGIIGGPRDWLASDNRFHGYLAPLADAGVLADPALTRFVAEPNTGLGYRAAVELLDLPERPTALLAFNDKMAIGALRAAAERGLKVPHDLSVAGFDDIDLGSACDPMLTTVRQPLGEMGRMAVHLLLRMLGGHRLDALHLELGTELVVRGSTGPVPA; encoded by the coding sequence ATGAAACACGGCGATGAAACAAGAGTCACGGTACGTGATCTGGCGGCCCGCACCGGTCTGTCCATCGCCACCGTCTCCCGGGTCCTCAACGACCGGGCGAACGTCGCTCCGGACACCCGCGACCGGGTGCTGCGCGCGATGGGCACGCTGGGCGAGCGCGCCCCGCGTCGGCGGGGCGTCCGGGCCCGGGCCGCCGGCGTCTTCGTCCGCTGTCCGTACGTGCTGACCGACTACTTCGGGCTGATCGTCTCCGCGGTCGCCGAGGCGTGCGAGCCGCACGGCCTGCATGTGATCCTGAACGCCGGCACCTCCGCCCAGCAGACCCGGGTGCTGCCCACCCTGCCGGAGCGCCGGGACGTGGCCGGCGCCGTGCTGATCCTGCCGCCGGAGCCGGGCGCCGAGCTGGTCCGGCTGCGCGACCGCGGTTTCCCGTTCGTACTGGTCGATCCGCGGATCTCGCCCCCGCGGGACGTGGCCGCGGTGTCCGCCGCGCACTTCGCCGGGGCCCGGGCGCTGACCGCCCACCTGATCGGCCTGGGGCATCGCCGGATCGGCATCATCGGTGGGCCGCGTGACTGGCTGGCCAGCGACAACCGCTTCCACGGCTATCTCGCGCCGCTGGCCGACGCCGGCGTGCTGGCCGATCCGGCGCTGACCCGGTTCGTCGCCGAGCCGAACACCGGGCTGGGCTACCGGGCCGCGGTGGAGCTGCTGGACCTGCCGGAGCGGCCGACCGCGCTGCTGGCGTTCAACGACAAGATGGCGATCGGGGCGCTGCGGGCGGCCGCCGAGCGGGGCCTCAAGGTGCCGCACGACCTGTCGGTGGCCGGCTTCGACGACATCGACCTCGGCTCGGCCTGCGACCCGATGCTGACCACCGTGCGCCAGCCGCTCGGCGAGATGGGCCGGATGGCGGTCCACCTGCTGCTGCGCATGCTGGGCGGGCACCGGCTGGACGCGTTGCACCTGGAGCTGGGCACCGAGCTGGTGGTGCGTGGCTCGACCGGGCCGGTCCCGGCCTGA